DNA sequence from the Streptomyces sp. NBC_01497 genome:
GAAGCTAAGCCTTACCGCGCCGATGGTACTGCAGGGGGGACCCTGTGGGAGAGTAGGTCGCTGCCGAACAATCTTTAGATCGGGAAGGGCCCGCACATGGTGCGGGCTCTTTTCGCGTTCCCGGACCCTTTTTCACGTCCCTCCCGCCTTGCCCGCATCCCGTGCGCGGACGTGCGGGCGGCGAACGAGGCCGGGGCGTGGACGCATTCAGGCCCGGCGGAGGCGCGAGCCCATGCCGGGGCCGGCCGGCCTTCCTCACCCCGTGGCTCCGGTCGTATCACCCTGCAGGTAGGGTCAGGAAGCATTGTTGGCTCGTTTCCCACAGGAGGCCCCCGGGTGGAGGTCCAGGAGACTCGCGTTCAGACGGACCGGGTACTCACCATCCCCAACATCCTCAGCATGGCCCGCCTCGTCGGCGTGCCGGTGTTCCTGTGGCTGATCCTCCGGCCCGAGTTCGGACAGTCCAAGGCCGACGGCTGGGCACTGCTGATCCTGGCGTTCAGCGGGGTCAGTGACTACCTCGACGGCAAGCTCGCCCGCCGCTGGAACCAGATCAGCAAGCTGGGGCGGCTCCTCGACCCCGCCGCGGACCGCCTGTACATCCTTTCCACCCTGGTCGGGCTCACCTGGCGGGACATCCTGCCGCTGTGGCTGACAGCCGCTCTCCTGGCCCGCGAGCTCATGCTCCTCGTCATGGTCGGCATTCTCCGGCGGCACGGCTATCCGCCTCCCCAGGTGAACTTCCTCGGGAAGGCAGCTACCTTCAACTTGATGTATGCCTTCCCGCTGCTGTTGCTCAGTGACGGAAGTGGGTGGCTTGCGTCACTCGCCGAAGTTTTCGGATGGGCGTTCGCAGGATGGGGTACAACGCTCTATTGGTGGGCAGGGATTCTGTACGTGATCCAGGTCCGCCGGCTTGTCAGCGCCGATGCGGTGACCGGCTGATCCCGTCATCGTGGCCTTGCACCGTCGCAGAGCCGCTGCCGCCCGCCTGATCTCAGGCCTGGTCGCTCATGACGGGTGAAGTCGGCGAGATCGTCTCTTCGAGGAGGACGCTTCCGACATGAAGGCCGTCGTAATGGCCGGTGGTGAAGGTACTCGGCTTCGCCCCATGACCTCAAGCATGCCCAAGCCGCTCCTGCCGGTCGTGAACCGGCCCATCATGGAGCACGTGCTGAGGTTGCTCAAGCGCCATGGACTGACCGAGACCGTAGTGACCGTGCAGTTCCTGGCATCGCTCGTCAAGAATTATTTCGGCGACGGCGAGGAACTCGGCATGGAGCTCACCTATGCCAACGAGGAAAAGCCGCTCGGCACCGCCGGCAGCGTGAAGAACGCGGAGGCTGCCCTCAAGGACGACGCGTTCCTCGTGATTTCGGGTGACGCCCTCACCGACTTCGACCTCACCGACCTCATCGCTTTCCACAAGGAGAAGGGCGCACTCGTCACGGTGTGCCTGACCCGGGTGCCGAACCCGCTGGAGTTCGGCATCACGATCGTGGACGAGGAAGGCAAGGTCGAGCGTTTCCTGGAGAAGCCGACCTGGGGGCAGGTCTTCTCCGACACGGTGAACACCGGAATCTATGTGATGGAGCCGGAGGTCTTCGACTACGTCGAGGCCGATGTCTCCGTGGACTGGTCCGGTGACGTCTTCCCGCAGCTCATGAAGGAGGGCAAGAAGGTCTACGGCTACATCGCCGAGGGCTACTGGGAGGACGTGGGCACCCACGAGAGCTACCAGAAGGCGCAGGCCGACGTCCTGGAGGGCAAGGTCGACGTCGAGATCGACGGCTTCGAGATCTCGCCGGGCGTCTGGGTGGCGGAGGGCGCGGAGGTCCATCCCGACGCGGTGCTGCGCGGCCCGCTCTACATCGGCGACTACGCCAAGGTCGAGGCCGACGCGGAGATCCGGGAGCACACCGTCATCGGATCCAACGTCGTCGTGAAGTCCGGGGCGTTCCTGCACCGCTCGGTCGTCCACGACAACGTCTACATCGGGCAGCAGTGCAATCTGCGCGGCTGCGTGATCGGCAAGAACACCGACGTCATGCGTGCCGCAAGGATCGAGGACGGCGCCGTCATCGGAGACGAGTGCCTGGTCGGTGAGGAATCGATCATCCAGGGCAACGTCCGCGTCTACCCGTTCAAGACGGTCGAGGCGGGCGCGTTCGTCAACACGTCGGTGATCTGGGAGTCCCGAGGACAGGCGAACCTGTTCGGGGCCCGCGGCGTCAGCGGCATCCTGAACGTGGAGATCACCCCCGAGCTGGCGGTACGTCTCGCCGGCGCGTACGCCACCACCCTGAAGAAGGGCTCCACGGTCACCACTGCGCGTGACCACTCCCGTGGTGCGCGTGCGCTCAAGCGCGCGGTGATCTCGTCGCTGCAGTCGAGCGCCATCGACGTCCGCGACCTGGAGAACGTGCCGCTGCCGGTGGCCCGCCAGCAGACGGCGCGCGGCAGCGCCGGCGGTATCATGATCCGTACGACGCCCGGTGTGCCGGACTCCGTGGACATCATGTTCTTCGACGAACGGGGATCCGACCTCTCCCAGGCCGGGCAGCGCAAGCTGGACCGCGTCTACGCACGCCAGGAGTACCGCAGGGCGTTCCCCGGTGAGATCGGCGACCTCCAGTTCCCCTCCAGCATCTTCGACTCGTACACCGGCGCCCTGCTGCGCAGCGTGGACACGACGGGGATCGCCGAGGCCAACCTGAAGGTCGTCGTCGACGCGTCCAACGGCAGTGCGGGTCTCGTCCTGCCGAGCCTGCTGGGGCGCTTGGGCGTCGACTCGCTGACGATCAACCCGGGCCTCGACGAGTCGCGGCCCACCGAGACCGCCGAGTCGCGCAGGTCCGGGCTGGTACGGCTGGGGGAGATCGTGGCCTCGGCCCGTGCCGCCTTCGGCGTCCGGTTCGACCCCGTGGGGGAGCGGCTGTCCCTCGTCGATGAGCGGGGCCGCATCATCGAGGACGACCGTGCCCTGCTGGTCCTGCTCGACCTGGTGGCCTCGGAGCGGCGCAGCGGCCGGGTCGCCCTGCCGGTCACGACGACGCGCATCGCCGAGCAGGTCGCCGCGTACCACGGCACCCAGGTCGAATGGACGACGACGTCGCCCGACGACTTGACGCGGGTGGGCCGCGAGGAGACCACCATCTTCGGCGGAGACGGCCGCGGCGCGTTCCTCGTGCCCGAGTTCAGCAGTGTGCTGGACGGCTCGGCGGCGTTCGTACGGCTGATCGGCCTGGTCGCGCGTACGCAGCTCACACTGAGCCAGATCGACGCGCGGATCCCGCGGGCCCATGTGCTGCGGCGCGACCTCGCCACGCCGTGGGCCGTCAAGGGACTCGTCATGCGGACCGTGGTGGAGGCCGCCGGCAACCGGCAGGTCGACACCACGGACGGCGTACGGGTGGTGGAGACCGACGGGCGCTGGGTCATGGTGCTGCCCGACCCGGCGGAGGCCGTGACGCATCTGTGGGCGGAGGGTCCGGACGACGCGTCCGCCCAGGCCCTGCTCGACGAGTGGGCGGCCATCGTCGACAGCGCCGGGCACTGATCCTCGCGCCGGGACCGCTGCGGACCCGGGCCTGCCGTCGGGCAGGAGGGGACACCGGACAGGGCCACGTCTTCGGACGTGGCCCTGTCCGCTGCCGGGGCCGTTTCGTCGGCGGTGGTGGCGACATGCGACGATGTGCGGCATGCCGCAGCAGTCCCCCACACGGAGCACCGACGCGGGCCGTGCGCGCCCCGACGCGTCGATGTCGCTGCTGACCAACGTGATGGACCACAGCCTCGACGACGGGTATGCCGAGGCGGCGGCCCGCAGGCGGTCGGGGGAGGGCGGCCTGACGCGCACGCTGCGGGCGAGACTGTGGCTCGGCGCGGGGCTCGTCCTCGCGGCACTGGTGGTCACGTTGGGTGCGGCGCAGACGCGGCACGCGGCGCCCGTGGTGGCCAAGGAGCGCCAGGAGCTGATCGACCGGGTCGGCAGCGAGACGAAGCACGCGGACGGCCTGGAGCGCGACGTCAAGGGGCTGCGCAGCGACGTCAACCGTCGTCAGCAGGCCGCTCTCAAGCAACACGGCGGGGACAGCGGACAGTTGGTGTCCCTGCTGGCCGGTGCCACCGCGGTGCACGGGCCCGGTGTGCGGCTCGTCGTGGACGACGCGAAGGACACCGAGACGGGTGGGGACGGCAACCCGCGGGAGAACGACGACTTCTCCGACACGGGCCGGGTGCGCGACCACGATCTCCAGCGTGTAGTCAACGGCCTGTGGGCGTCCGGTGCCGAAGCGGTCTCGGTCAACGGCCAGCGCCTCACGGCGCTTTCGGCCATCCGCGCCGCCGGTGACGCCATACTGGTCGACAACAGGCCACTGGTGCCGCCGTACACGGTGCTCGCGGTGGGGGACGGCGCCAAGCTGGCGTCCGCGTTCCGGCGCAGTGCGGACGGCGTGTATCTGGGGTCGCTCAAGGGCGACTTCGGTATCCGTACGTCCCTGTCCGCGCGGGACGACGTCCGGCTGCCGGCCGCGCCGAGCCTGATCGTACGGACCGCGAAGCCGCTGCTGTCCGGAGCGGCGACGGGCGGTGGGGGTGCACCGGCCACGGCGTACCCGGGGAACGCAGAGAACGCAGGGAACACGCAGAACATGGGGAAGGGCACATCGTGATCGCCGTACTGGGCCTCGTCGTGGGAGTCGTGGTGGGACTGTTCGTCCGCCCCGAGGTACCGGCGGTGGTGGAGCCCTACCTGCCGATTGCCGTCGTCGCCGCGCTCGACGCGGTCTTCGGCGGCCTGCGGGCCATGCTCGACGGCATCTTCGTCGACAAGGTCTTCGTCGTGTCGTTCCTGTCGAACGTGGTGGTGGCCGCGCTCATCGTCTTCCTCGGCGACAAACTCGGCGTCGGCGCACAGCTGTCGACGGGGGTCGTCGTGGTTCTCGGCATCAGGATCTTCTCCAACGCGGCGGCGATCCGCCGGCACGTCTTCCGGGCGTGACGACATGAGTACGCACAACACGCCCGGGGATCCGGGCACTTCGGCGGGCGGTACGGGCGACGGCGGCGGCACATCGCGCCCGACGGGGCGCCAGCGGCTCGCGGCGGGGCTGTGGCCGCCGCGCCTGACCCGCGCCCAACTGACGGTGGCGGTGTTGCTGTTCGTCCTCGGCCTCGGACTGGCCGTCCAGGTCAGGTCGCACAACGACACCAGTGCGCTGCGCGGTGCCCGTCAGGAGGATCTTGTCCGTATCCTCGATGAACTGGACAACCGCACACAGCGTCTTGAGGACGAGAAGCAGGATCTCGTGGACCAGCGGACGGGTCTTGAGAACAGTTCGGACCAGGCGGAGGAGGCCCGCAAGCAGACGCGTGAGAAGGAGCAGCAACTCGGTATCCTCGCCGGCACGACGGCGGCCGAGGGTCCGGGGATCACCCTGACCGTGCGGGACGCACGGCACTCGGTGGAGGCCGACATGCTGCTCGACACGGTCCAGGAACTGCGGGCCGCGGGCGCCGAGGCGATCCAGCTGAACGGGGTCCGCGTGGTCGCGGACACCGACTTCACGGGAACGGGGGACGACGTCGAGGTGGACGGCAAGGCGGTCGCCCCGCCGTACCGTTTCACCGTGATCGGCCGGCCCCAGGATCTGCAGCCGGCGCTCAACATCCCGGGCGGAGTGGTGCAGACACTGGAGAAGGAGCAGGCCACGGCCACGGTGACCGGCTCCGGGAAGGTCGTCGTGAACGCCTTGCGACCGGCGAAGCAGCCTGGTTACGCTCGGTCGTCCTCGCCGTGACGCGGGGGTGCATGGCGCCGGTGCTGCCCGGGCAAGAGGTTGCGGGGGGTCGACGCACGATCGGCGTGATGTGTGGTGGAAACTGTTCGGTGCGTACGGACGCTGTCAAGATGTCCGGGTCGGCAGGCGTGTTCAGTGATATGTCGTCCTGCCCCACGGGCGGGTCTGTTTCGGTCAAGGGGAATCGCCCGTGAATTGGTTTGCGAAGTTGTTCGGCAAGAGGTCCCGCGAGGAGGGCGGCAACGCCCGTCATCGTGCCGCGCGCCAGGGGCAGAGCGAGGAGCAGGGCGGTGAGCGCCCGCTCTTCCGCGACCAGGTCGGCGGCCAGGGACCCGGCGCGTCGTCTGTTGACCCTGCCGGGCAAGGCCGCATAGGTTTCGGGGAACCGTCAGCCTCAAGTACGAGTGGAGACTTTCCCACGGCCTCGTTCGCGACCGACCCACGGGCGGGGCAGCCACGGCAGGAGGACCCCGGCATGTCGGCCCTGGTATGCACGAGATGTGGTCATCGCAACGCCGAGGCCAGCCGCTTCTGCTCGAACTGCGGCGCGCCGCTGCGGGCGGGTGTGCCGAGCGAGCGAGCCGCGGAGACGACGTCGACGATCTCGATCTCCGGCCTGGAGGCGTACGACCCGGAGACCACGGGTCAGACGCAGCTGCCGACGCTGAGTCCGGAGGCGCAGGCCGCCGTCGAGGCGCTGCCGTTCGGCTCCGCGCTGCTCATCGTGCGCAGGGGGCCCAACTCGGGCAGCCGCTTCCTGCTGGACGGCGAGCTGACGACGGCCGGCCGCCACCCGCAGAGCGACATCTTCCTGGACGACGTGACGGTCTCACGACGCCATGTGGAGTTCCGCAGGGGTACGGACGGCCTGTTCACCGTCTCCGATGTGGGCAGCCTCAACGGCACCTACGTCAATCGTGAGCGGATCGACTCGGTCCTGCTGGCGAACGGCGACGAGGTCCAGATCGGCAAGTACCGACTGGTCTTCTACGCGAGCCAGCGGGGCGTGTGACCCCCGGAGAGTCCATGTTGCTTACCCCGAAGGGCGGTGCCGAACGCGGCACCGCCCCGGCGGCGGATCCGCTGGTGAGCATCGGGGCGGTGCTCGGGCGGCTGCGCGACGAGTTCCCCGAGGTCACCATCTCGAAGATCCGCTTCCTTGAGGCGGAGGGCCTGGTGGAGCCGCGCAGGACGCCGTCGGGCTATCGCAAGTTCAGCCCCGAGGACGTGGAGCGGCTCGGGCTGGTGCTGCGCATGCAGCGTGACCACTATCTTCCCCTGAAGGTCATCAAGGAGCATCTGGAGGCGCTGGCCCGTGGCGAGCAGGTGGCGCTGCCGGGCCCCCAGCGCGACCGCAGGGACGTCTGGCCGGTCCCGGAGGACCCCGCCGACGACCAGCCGACAGCCGCCCGGCTGGGGCGCGCGGAGCTGCTCGCCGCGCTGGAGGTGGGCGAGGACGAGCTTGCCGAGTGGGAGTCGTACGGCCTGATCGCCGCGCTGGAGGACGGCAGCTACGACGCGGACGCCGTCACCGTGGCCAGGCTGGTGGCGGATCTCGGCCGTTTCGGTCTGGAACCACGCCATCTGCGGGTGATGAAAGCGGCTGCCGAGCGGGAGGCCGGGCTGGTCGAACAGGTCGTCGCGCCGCTGCGCAGGCACCGTAACCCGCAGACCAGGGCCCATGCGGAGGCGACCACAAGAGAGCTCGCGGGGCTGTCCGTACGGCTGCACGCGGCGCTCGTGCGTACGGCCCTGGGTGGCCGACTCCACTGAGCACGACGGTGCCCCGACTACCCAAACCTGCCGGGCACGTCCTAGGGTTGCTGTGTGAACGAGCTCGACGTTGTGGGTGTCCGGGTGGAAATGCCCTCCAACCAGCCGATCGTGCTCCTGCGCGAAGTGGGAGGCGATCGGTACCTCCCCATCTGGATCGGACCTGGGGAGGCAACCGCCATCGCCTTCGCTCAGCAGGGCATGGCACCGGCAAGACCGCTGACGCACGACCTTTTCAAGGATGTCCTTGAAGCGGTGGGCCAGGAGCTCACGGAAGTACGCATCACGGATCTCCGCGAAGGGGTCTTCTACGCGGAGCTGGTCTTCGCCAGTGGAGTCGAGGTGAGCGCACGGCCGTCCGACGCCATAGCGCTCGCCCTGCGCACGGGAACGCCGATCTACGGCAGCGACGGAGTACTCGACGACGCCGGAATCGCGATCCCCGACGAGCAGGAGGACGAAGTGGAGAAATTCCGCGAGTTCCTCGACCAGATCTCGCCGGAGGATTTCGGGACGAACAGCCAGTGAGACCGGAGATCGGGGCCGGGCGGCCGGGTCGGCCGCCCGGCCTTCGATGCCCTGACGTCCGGCGGTGCCGCACCCGCTAGCATGCTCTGGCTCAGGCGATTCGAGCAGCCTTTCCCGGTAATCGGGCACGCTAAACCACCCTCAGGGTGATTATCACTCGGCGTGGCGAGTGCGGCGATCGTTGACGCACCCCTGGTGACTGCCTACCGTCGTGAAGGCAGGTCAAGGACGGAGGTCGGCGTGAGAAGCAGCGGCGACGGTACGACGGCGAGTGCGTACCGGCTTCACGGCAGTTCGGTCGATCCCACCCACGAGAGTGTCGGGTACCGGGGACCTACGGCCTGTGCGGCGGCGGGAATCACTTACCGCCAATTGGACTACTGGGCGCGTACGGGGCTCGTCGAGCCGAGTGTGCGGCCCGCCTACGGCTCCGGCACGCAGCGGCTCTACGGCTTCCGCGATGTCGTGGTGCTCAAGATCGTCAAGAGGTTCCTGGACACCGGAGTGGCCCTGCAGAACATCCGGGCCGCCGTCCAGCACCTGCGCGACCGCGGCTTCCAGGACCTCGACCGGATGACGCTGATGTGCGACGGCGCGACCGTCCACGAGTGCACGTCCCCAGACGAGGTCGTCTCGCTGCTCCAGTGCGGCCAGGGCGTCTTCGGGATCGCCGTCGGCGTGGTCTGGCGGGACGTCGAGGCGGCGCTCTCCCAGCTGCACGGGGAGCGCGTCGACACCGGTGAGACGCTGATCGGCAACAACCCGGCGGACGAGCTCGCGCGCAGGCGCCGCGACCGCGCCGTCTGAACCCCGAGAGACGGCGTCCGCCGGGCTCCGGCCCGGCGGACGCCGGCCTCTCCCGGGGCGGCCCGGGCGGCACGCTCGCCGGGTGACACGCGCTCCGCGCCCGCGAGGGCGCCGTTGTCAGACCTCTGCGGCAGCATCGAGGTCATGAGACCCGCGCCGACGATCCTCCACCTGGACATGGACGCGTTCTATGCCTCGGTGGAGCAGGCGTCCAAGCCGAGCCTGCGGGGCAAGCCCGTGGTGGTCGGCGGCCTGGGGCCGCGCGGGGTCGTCGCGACCGCCTCCTACGAGGCCCGGCGGTTCGGTGTCCACTCGGCGATGCCGATGGCGCAGGCCAGGCGGCTCGCGCCGAACGCCGCGTACCTGGTGCCGCGCTTCTCCTTGTACCGGACGATCAGCGGGCAGGTGATGGAGCTGCTGGGGCGGCTCTCACCGCTCGTCGAGCCGCTGAGTCTGGATGAGGCCTTCGTGGATCTGGAAGCCGGCGGTACGGCCAGTGACAGCGCCTCGGCGCGCGCCACGGGCGAGCGGCTGCGTGCCGACATCCTGGCGGTGACCGGCCTGCGGGGGTCCGTGGGCCTCGCGGGTTCCAAGATGCTCGCGAAGATCGGCTCGGAGGAGGCCAAGCCCGACGGGCTGGTGCTGATAGAGCCGGGCACCGAGCGCGATCTGCTGGCGCCGATGTCCGTGCGGACGCTGCCCGGCGTGGGCCCGGCCACGGGTGACCATCTGCGGCGGGCCGGCATGACGACCGTCGCGCACCTCGCGGAGGCGGGCGAGGACGAACTCGTACGCCTGGTCGGCAGGGCGCACGGCCTGTCGCTGTACCGGATGGCGCTCGGCCTCGACGAGCGGCCCGTGGTCTCCGACCGGGACGCCAAGTCCGTCTCCGTGGAGGACACCTTCGACGTGGACCTGCACGACCGGGTCCGGGTGCGGGCCGAGGTGGACCGGCTGGCGGAGCGGTGCGTGCGCAGGCTGCGCGAGGCCGGCAGGTCGGGGCGGACGGTGGTGCTCAAGGTGCGCAGGTACGACTTCTCGACGCTGACGCGCTCGGAGACGCTGCGCGGTCCCACCGACGACGTGAGCGTGGTGCGGGAGGCGGCGGGGCGGCTGCTGGAGGGGGTGAACACCACGGGCGGCGTCCGGCTGCTGGGGGTGGGCGTGACGGCGCTCGCGGACTTCACCCAGGAGGACCTCTTCGCGCAGGCCGCCGCGGGAGCGGTGGAGACGCCGCTCCCGCTGCCCGACGAGCCGACCGTGGCCCCGGAGCGGGTGCCGCTGCCGGTGACCGCTGTTCCGGCACCGGAGACGTCACGGGCCGAGCGGCGCTTCCCGGCGGGTCACGACGTGCGGCACGCCGTGCACGGGCCCGGCTGGGTGCAGGGGAGCGGGGCGCGGCGCGTCACGGTGCGCTTCGAGCAGCCGGGCTCGGCCGTGGGCCGCGTCCGCACCTTCTGGCTGGACGATCCGGACCTGGAGCCGTCGGACCCGCTGCCGCTGGTGTCCGACGACACATAGGCCGGGGGCGTTCCCCGCGTCCGCGACGTCGGGCGCGCCCCTGTCGGGTCTGGGGGCTCGCGGACGCGAAGGGGCTTTCCCCGGTGCTCGACGGCCGGGGGGCGTTCCCCGCGTACGCGACGTCGGGCGGGGGCTGTGCCGGGTCTGCGGGGCTCGCGGACGCGAAAGCGGACTTCCCCCGCTGCTCGACGCGCCCGCAAGGAGGCGTGTGACGGCTCTGTGGAGGCCCTGAGGCCCCGCGAAGACGCCCGGGGGTCCGGAACGCCGGGCAGGCGGGTGGCAAGCGCTCCTGGGCCGTCCGAGGGCCGGGCCGTCCGAGCGCCGGGCCGCTCCCGATCCGGGCGCCGGGCTGTTCCCGGTCCGAGCGCCGGGCCGCTCCCGATCCGGGCGCGGTCCGCGAACGGCCGGCGGGGCCGTCCGTCGTGGCCGGGATGGACGGCGGTGGTTCGGTGGCGCCGGCTCAGTCGTCCTGGCCCGCGACCTTGCCGAAGTCGCGTTCCCGGTCCTTCTCGGAGAGCGACGCCGCGTCCTCGGGCGACTCGGCGGCGGGGATCTCCAGGCCGTAGTGGTGGTAGAGCTGGAGCTCCTGTTCCGGGGAGAGGTGGCGGCCCACCCCGAAGTCCGGCGCGTCCTTGATCAGGGAGCGCTCGAACGGGATCCGGAGGGTGTCGTCGACCAGGGTGCTGGGTTCCAGCGGGACGAACGCGTCCCTGCTGAACAGGCCCGTGCGGACGGCCGCCCACTCGGGCACACCGGTCGCGTCGTCCAGGTACACCTCGTCGACCGTACCGATCTTGTGCCCCTCGCGGTCGAACGCCTTGCGGCCGATCAGGCTGCGCGGATCGATGTCTGTCTCCACGGTCCCTCCAATGAGTCGCAACCGGTGGTAAATACTACAAAAGGGCACTCCGGGGTGTGCGTCCACTCGGGGTTCCTGGGTAGGGACCCCAGGGCTCCGGGCCGCAGGGCCCCGCGGCGGACCTGGGCGGGGCGGCCGGAAAGTGGACCTCAAGGCTCCGCTGGTAGGCTGGCCGTGGCTACTGACCCCGCGCGGGAGAGTCCTCCGGCAGCCCGCCGGAGGCGCCGAAGGAGCAAATCCTCCCCGGAATCTCTCAGGCCCCCGTACCGCGCGGACGAGGTCACTCTGGAAAGCAGGACGGACGTCGACGGCTTCCGCCCTCACCGACGGTGAAAACCGGCGCGCGGCACATGCCCGCGAGCCGGTGAAGCTCTCAGGTCGTATGACAGAGGGGGAGGCCGTCCGGGTAGCACTCATTGCCGAGTGACGCCCCACGCAGGTCGCGTCGACCAGGAGGCCTCCGCACATGACCGCCCACCGCATGACGCTCGCACAGCTGGAGCGCGGCATTCCCTTCGAGCACCGCCACATCGGACCCGACGCGGCGGCGCAGGCCAAGATGCTCGCCCAGGTCGGCTACGGCTCGCTGGACGAGCTGACGGCCGCCGCCGTCCCCGACGTGATCAAGAGCGCCGAGGCGCTCAACCTGCCGGAGGCCCGCACCGAGGCGGAGGTGCTCGCGGAACTGCGCTCGCTCGCCGACCGCAACCAGGTGCTCGCGCCGATGATCGGCCTCGGCTACTACGGCACCTACACACCGCCGGTGATCCTGCGCAACGTGATGGAGAACCCGGCCTGGTACACCGCGTACACGCCGTACCAGCCGGAGATCTCGCAGGGCCGCCTGGAGGCCCTGCTGAACTTCCAGACCGTCGTCGCGGACCTGACGGGGCTGCCCACCTCCGGCGCCTCGCTGCTCGACGAGGGCACGGCCGCAGCCGAGGCCATGGCGATGGCGCGGCGCGTGGGCAA
Encoded proteins:
- a CDS encoding PRC-barrel domain-containing protein; the encoded protein is MGGTVETDIDPRSLIGRKAFDREGHKIGTVDEVYLDDATGVPEWAAVRTGLFSRDAFVPLEPSTLVDDTLRIPFERSLIKDAPDFGVGRHLSPEQELQLYHHYGLEIPAAESPEDAASLSEKDRERDFGKVAGQDD